Proteins from a single region of Oreochromis niloticus isolate F11D_XX linkage group LG7, O_niloticus_UMD_NMBU, whole genome shotgun sequence:
- the fam174b gene encoding membrane protein FAM174B, which translates to MVAHNLALTFIAAALWGVSGELLLTPSSATHLNSTSSSSVISQDSLTNNATDAAVGSRISSLMTYLPTLKNIVIFICVLTAALITCLVIKVVRSGRRIRKTRKYDIITTPAERVEMAPLNEENDDEDDSTLFDVKYR; encoded by the exons ATGGTGGCACATAACCTGGCCTTAACTTTCATTGCAGCGGCTCTTTGGGGGGTCAGCGGCGAACTACTGCTCACTCCTTCATCTGCGACGCACTTAAattcaacatcatcatcatccgtcatcagtCAAGATTCACTGACTAACAACGCCACGGATGCTGCCGTGGGATCCCGGATTTCATCTCTAATGACGTATCTTCCGACCCTGAAAAACATTGTTATTTTCATCTGCGTGTTAACAGCTGCTCTCATCACGTGCCTGGTCATCAAAGTGGTCAG ATCTGGCAGAAGAATCAGGAAGACGCGGAAGTATGATATTATCACTACACCTGCAGAGCGCGTCGAGATGGCGCCTCTCAATGAAGAAAACGATGATGAGGATGACTCAACCCTTTTCGATGTCAAATACag GTGA